One genomic segment of Pandoraea sputorum includes these proteins:
- a CDS encoding metallophosphoesterase family protein: protein MTHEHVTFAVLSDLHAAPRSSDPKGTEVKLYSDGDNFGQHDSPLSSLYELVTRESLTADFVICPGDMTNRADGGALRFVWEQLHVLKQKMGGQEVIATVGNHDVDSRGHTEGTIPREALMRLLPRFPIADDALADHFWAHGYFLTTIGRVRFLVLNSSWLHEHRNELERGAVTGYTLEKLQRDLDGQREAEFNVAVCHHHPHVHSELNLGGDIMLNGQKLLDTLSSNGAWLVIHGHKHHPKIELAQGEFQQPIVLACGSFSGRLEGANATVSRNYFHVVQVERFGVDAELRGVVKSWNWVQGYGWKEYGNSNVTFPSRLGFGFEGSVQQLARAIVNSMGTHQLMKWEAMLKLQPDLAHLTPRKLNALSSTLDTKHNIVITCDGTGLPFEFGVRSV from the coding sequence CGGTCTTGAGCGACCTGCACGCAGCCCCGAGAAGCAGTGACCCGAAAGGTACGGAAGTAAAGCTTTACTCTGACGGAGATAACTTTGGCCAGCACGATAGTCCATTGTCGTCGCTGTACGAACTTGTTACCCGTGAAAGCTTAACTGCCGACTTCGTTATCTGCCCCGGTGACATGACCAATCGCGCTGACGGAGGCGCGCTGAGGTTTGTTTGGGAGCAGCTACACGTACTGAAGCAAAAGATGGGCGGACAAGAAGTGATTGCGACCGTCGGCAACCACGATGTCGACTCGCGGGGCCACACTGAAGGGACAATTCCTCGCGAAGCGCTGATGCGCCTGCTGCCACGATTCCCTATTGCCGACGATGCGCTGGCCGACCACTTTTGGGCCCACGGCTATTTCTTGACCACTATTGGTCGAGTCCGCTTCTTAGTGCTGAATTCCTCCTGGCTACATGAGCATCGCAATGAACTGGAGCGAGGCGCTGTCACTGGCTATACCTTGGAGAAGCTCCAGCGCGACCTCGATGGACAGCGTGAGGCCGAATTCAACGTAGCGGTTTGCCACCATCATCCCCACGTGCACAGCGAACTGAACCTTGGGGGGGACATCATGCTCAACGGCCAGAAATTGCTCGATACATTGTCGAGCAACGGAGCGTGGCTAGTTATTCATGGCCACAAGCATCATCCGAAGATTGAACTGGCTCAAGGAGAGTTTCAGCAACCTATAGTGCTGGCTTGCGGGAGCTTCTCAGGGCGACTTGAAGGGGCGAACGCGACAGTGTCGCGGAATTACTTCCATGTCGTGCAGGTGGAGCGATTCGGTGTTGATGCCGAGTTGCGTGGCGTTGTTAAGTCGTGGAATTGGGTTCAGGGATATGGCTGGAAAGAGTACGGAAATTCGAATGTCACTTTTCCGAGCCGGTTGGGCTTCGGATTCGAGGGCAGCGTGCAGCAGCTTGCGCGTGCCATCGTTAATTCAATGGGTACTCACCAACTGATGAAGTGGGAGGCGATGTTGAAATTGCAGCCTGACTTGGCTCACCTCACTCCGCGCAAGTTAAATGCATTGAGCAGCACGCTCGATACCAAACACAATATTGTCATCACGTGCGATGGTACGGGTCTTCCGTTCGAATTCGGGGTGAGGTCAGTGTGA
- a CDS encoding ORC-CDC6 family AAA ATPase produces the protein MTKIERSNLSINAEAFNAKYLEPAEVANGFVYSTHFEKLAGDYHAVLIGPRGSGKTTLLKMLQPSALATWAGPKADAFRTSVKYSGVFIASDISWSKQLNSLGYGRLNEQNHRTLVLACFTTHVIHAVLETMAARANSELAYRGVVLSSDQEALLARELATALRVKPEIPSLLAVRQALRNRLSEIRVVANSCSLLSHEQCSEKLVSLDYLHLDFLDICSNICASFNEAVGETGARWSLLFDELETAPDWIVDQLFSALRMSDPRLYLKLAISPVSGTAYRALFKQEGASLGHDYQQIRLWYSDRTDSKAFCRALWASLTQKHGLKITAEEALGRSVFEPKDNRGVRRRSPYSPGEPWHKVFTSLERKDRSFSGFLKLKSIDLSAAESLWASKRDSVLRKAAPVAALRDFFLHQSKKGEVAARQRKTLEIYAGADSIFAITEGNPRWFIGLASPLISFLAKSGERKVPISEQAKEIDAAADRMIALLKTIPVEHADTQGIELSLDALLEEIGSRLHAELVEKHFSIDPAQCFVVDDGVSTRTQALLASAVNRGAVMLVDESSSRAIVGEMRGANLRLSFLLAAKYGLLLRKGKTVRLSSLLPGRERPPAAQENKPAQLSLDMD, from the coding sequence GTGACAAAAATCGAACGCTCAAACCTTTCAATCAATGCAGAAGCGTTTAACGCGAAATACCTCGAGCCAGCCGAGGTGGCGAATGGTTTCGTCTATTCAACTCATTTTGAGAAACTTGCGGGTGACTATCACGCCGTGCTTATCGGGCCACGGGGCAGCGGAAAAACCACGCTACTCAAGATGCTCCAGCCGAGTGCGCTAGCAACCTGGGCGGGACCTAAGGCGGATGCCTTCCGAACTTCAGTTAAGTACAGCGGCGTCTTCATCGCGTCCGACATCAGTTGGTCGAAGCAGCTCAACTCCCTCGGATATGGGAGGCTAAATGAGCAGAATCATCGTACTCTCGTTCTGGCGTGCTTCACTACGCACGTTATTCACGCAGTGTTGGAGACGATGGCCGCACGCGCCAACTCGGAGCTTGCATATCGTGGAGTCGTCCTCAGTAGTGACCAGGAGGCATTGTTAGCTCGTGAGCTCGCCACGGCGCTAAGAGTAAAACCAGAAATCCCAAGTCTTCTGGCGGTTCGTCAAGCACTACGGAACCGTCTGTCGGAAATCCGTGTTGTTGCAAATTCCTGCAGCTTGCTTTCGCACGAGCAATGCTCGGAGAAGCTTGTTTCATTAGACTATCTCCATCTAGATTTCCTCGACATTTGCTCGAATATATGCGCGAGTTTTAATGAGGCAGTGGGCGAAACCGGTGCGCGATGGAGCCTCCTGTTCGATGAATTGGAGACGGCGCCAGATTGGATTGTTGACCAGTTGTTCTCCGCACTTCGCATGTCGGACCCACGGCTCTACCTCAAGCTGGCAATCAGTCCTGTCTCGGGAACTGCGTATCGTGCGCTCTTCAAGCAAGAAGGTGCCTCTCTCGGCCACGACTATCAGCAAATCCGGTTGTGGTACTCCGACCGCACGGACTCAAAAGCGTTTTGCAGGGCATTGTGGGCTTCCCTGACGCAGAAGCACGGCCTGAAAATTACGGCTGAAGAGGCGTTAGGGCGTTCCGTGTTCGAGCCAAAGGACAATCGCGGAGTGCGTCGGCGCAGTCCGTACAGTCCAGGTGAACCTTGGCACAAGGTCTTTACATCTCTCGAGAGAAAGGACCGCTCGTTCTCCGGCTTTCTCAAGCTGAAGAGCATTGACCTTTCTGCGGCCGAGAGCCTTTGGGCGAGCAAGAGGGATAGTGTTCTTCGTAAAGCTGCACCTGTTGCAGCACTTCGCGACTTCTTCTTGCATCAGTCCAAAAAGGGCGAGGTCGCAGCGCGGCAGCGGAAGACACTCGAAATCTATGCCGGCGCTGATTCTATATTCGCCATAACGGAAGGCAATCCGCGTTGGTTCATCGGCCTCGCCTCGCCACTTATCAGTTTTCTTGCCAAAAGCGGCGAGCGTAAAGTTCCTATCTCGGAGCAGGCAAAAGAGATTGATGCCGCGGCTGACCGAATGATTGCCCTTCTGAAGACGATTCCGGTCGAACATGCTGATACTCAAGGCATTGAATTGTCGCTCGATGCACTACTGGAGGAAATTGGTTCTCGGTTGCACGCAGAGCTAGTTGAGAAGCATTTCAGCATTGACCCCGCGCAATGCTTCGTCGTTGATGACGGGGTCTCCACGAGAACGCAAGCTTTGCTAGCATCCGCGGTAAACCGCGGCGCGGTTATGCTCGTCGACGAATCTTCCTCGAGAGCAATTGTTGGGGAGATGCGCGGGGCG